Within the Opitutales bacterium genome, the region CGATCAAAATCCGTGAGCAGCTGAGACGAGATCATCGAAAACTCGTTTTAACCAATGGCTGTTTCGATATATTACACGCTGGGCATATTTATTTCCTTAATCAGGCGAAAGCACTCGGCGATACCCTATGGCTTTGCTTGAACAGCGACGCGAGCGTACGTGCCCTCAAGGGACCGGATCGACCTATAAACCAAGAGACCTATCGTGCCTATTGTCTCAGTGCACTGAATGCCGTTGATGCTGTGATCATTTTTAACTCCCCACGCCTCGACCCAGAGATTTCTGCTATTGAACCTGACATCTACTGCAAAGCTGGAGATTACTCTCTGGATACTCTGGATCCAGGTGAACGCGGCGCTCTGGAAGCAGTAGGTACCACCATTCGCTTTCTTCCATTTCTTAGTGGATTCAGCACATCCAACATGATCGAAAAAATAGCACAGGC harbors:
- a CDS encoding adenylyltransferase/cytidyltransferase family protein, with the translated sequence MNRDFTLAVLNLAADSRDVAQELQSSKIIALNAAIKIREQLRRDHRKLVLTNGCFDILHAGHIYFLNQAKALGDTLWLCLNSDASVRALKGPDRPINQETYRAYCLSALNAVDAVIIFNSPRLDPEISAIEPDIYCKAGDYSLDTLDPGERGALEAVGTTIRFLPFLSGFSTSNMIEKIAQAENTPSTLRKDN